From the Pungitius pungitius chromosome 6, fPunPun2.1, whole genome shotgun sequence genome, one window contains:
- the hyal6 gene encoding hyaluronoglucosaminidase 6 → MALMGVRLLALALWVGVGEELQVLGSQMKPSRAPLIPHRPFVVVWNAPTESCRLRFKVDLDLSIFDIVANLNETLSGPNVTIFYHGHLGYYPYYSNSGVPINGGLPQNQSISKHLSKARADIDKLIPHKDFRGLAVIDWENWRPQWVRNWGAKDIYRNKSKEQIRNLHPNWPESKVEKEAKEGFERAGQTFMNRTLALAEGRRPDGLWGFYLFPDCYNYGYKQHPQRYTGECPNVEHVRNDHLMWLWKESMALFPSIYLDHELRSSSNTVKFVHYRVKEAMRIASIARTDFTLPVFVYSRPFYAYTFEVLSESDLVHTIGESAVLGVSGVVLWGSSEYARSQRNCLTVKKYIDGPLGHYVINVTSAARLCSKALCKKNGRCVRKSLDSGAYLHLNPRFFHIYRKPAPGGPRFHVSGHLNNHDILDMRHKFTCQCYQGWAGVYCEMPQEAPPAPPQPAPPRPPPMENSLLGDILLLLSLHFSCLCIITFLGLCLMIKCLIL, encoded by the exons ATGGCGCTGATGGGGGTCCGTCTCCTGGCACTGGCCTTGTGGGTTGGCGTCGGAGAAGAACTCCAAGTTCTGGGCAGCCAGATGAAGCCGTCCCGGGCGCCTCTGATCCCCCACCGGCCTTTTGTTGTCGTGTGGAACGCGCCGACGGAGTCCTGCCGCCTTCGGTTCAAGGTGGACTTGGACCTCAGCATTTTCGACATCGTAGCGAACCTCAACGAAACCCTGAGCGGACCGAACGTCACCATATTCTACCACGGCCACTTGGGGTACTACCCGTACTACTCCAACTCCGGGGTCCCCATCAACGGTGGACTGCCGCAGAACCAGAGCATCTCCAAACATCTGAGCAAGGCCCGGGCAGACATCGACAAACTAATCCCCCACAAGGATTTCCGAGGCTTGGCAGTCATTGACTGGGAGAACTGGAGGCCTCAGTGGGTGCGAAACTGGGGCGCAAAGGACATCTACCGCAATAAGTCCAAGGAACAGATCCGGAATCTTCACCCCAACTGGCCGGAGAGCAAAGTGGAGAAGGAGGCGAAGGAAGGTTTCGAGAGGGCCGGGCAGACCTTCATGAACCGGACCTTGGCCCTGGCTGAAGGTCGCAGGCCAGACGGGTTGTGGGGCTTCTACCTGTTCCCGGACTGCTATAACTACGGATACAAGCAGCACCCGCAGCGCTACACGGGCGAATGCCCCAACGTGGAGCATGTGCGCAACGACCACCTGATGTGGCTTTGGAAGGAGAGCATGGCCCTCTTCCCGTCCATCTATCTGGACCACGAGCTCAGGTCCTCCTCCAACACGGTAAAGTTTGTCCACTACCGGGTCAAAGAAGCCATGAGGATCGCGTCCATTGCCCGAACAGACTTCACACTGCCAGTGTTCGTCTACTCCAGACCTTTCTACGCCTACACCTTTGAGGTTCTCTCCGAG AGCGATCTGGTTCACACCATCGGGGAGAGCGCCGTGTTGGGAGTGTCAGGCGTCGTCCTCTGGGGATCCTCAGAGTACGCACGGTCACAG AGGAACTGCCTGACGGTGAAGAAGTACATCGACGGCCCGCTGGGACATTACGTCATCAACGTCACCTCCGCCGCCAGGCTGTGCAGCAAAGCGCTCTGCAAGAAGAACGGCAGGTGCGTCCGCAAGAGCCTGGACTCCGGCGCTTACCTGCACCTGAACCCGCGCTTCTTCCACATCTACCGCAAACCGGCGCCCGGGGGCCCCCGCTTCCACGTCAGCGGCCACCTCAACAACCACGACATCCTGGACATGAGGCACAAGTTCACCTGCCAGTGCTACCAGGGCTGGGCAGGTGTTTACTGTGAGATGCCCCAGGAGGCTCCTCCGGCGCCGCCTCAGCCCgccccccctcggcctccccCCATGGAGAACAGCCTGCTGGGAGATAtcctgctcctcctgtccctccaTTTCTCCTGTCTCTGCATCATCACGTTCCTGGGACTCTGTCTGATGATCAAGTGTCTGATTCTGTAG